Proteins encoded in a region of the Nocardia asteroides genome:
- a CDS encoding acyl-ACP desaturase → MTEDLTPLQILAELEPVAEENLDRHLSMAKDWNPHDYIPWSQGRNFAALGGADWEPDQSRLSEVARVAMITNLLTEDNLPSYHREIAQNFSEDGPWGVWVDRWTAEENRHGIAMRDYLVVTRGVDPVALEEARMIHMSTGVQSPDGWGGFLASIAYVTFQELATRVSHRNTGKACNDAVADRMLQRIAADENLHMIFYRSVCGAALDLVPDQAMPAITRIVTNFVMPGAGMPNFRRYGVLMAKHGIYDLRQHLEEVLQPVFKQWNVFDRSDFGPRGEQARDELGEYVEKLGKDVVKFEEQRDRALARDAARGVTQHA, encoded by the coding sequence GTGACCGAAGACCTGACCCCGCTGCAAATACTGGCCGAGCTCGAGCCGGTCGCCGAAGAGAATCTCGATCGGCACCTGTCCATGGCGAAGGACTGGAATCCGCACGATTACATTCCGTGGAGCCAGGGCCGCAATTTCGCCGCCCTCGGCGGCGCGGACTGGGAGCCGGATCAATCGAGACTCAGCGAGGTCGCCCGGGTCGCCATGATCACCAACCTGCTCACCGAGGACAACCTGCCCTCCTACCACCGGGAGATCGCGCAGAACTTCTCCGAGGACGGCCCGTGGGGCGTTTGGGTGGACCGCTGGACCGCCGAGGAGAACCGCCACGGCATCGCCATGCGGGACTACCTGGTGGTCACCCGCGGCGTCGATCCGGTCGCCCTGGAAGAGGCCCGGATGATCCACATGAGCACCGGTGTCCAGTCGCCGGACGGGTGGGGCGGATTCCTCGCGAGCATCGCCTACGTCACCTTCCAGGAACTGGCCACCCGCGTCTCGCACCGCAATACGGGCAAGGCGTGCAACGACGCGGTTGCCGATCGAATGCTCCAGCGCATCGCGGCCGACGAGAACCTGCACATGATCTTCTATCGCTCGGTGTGCGGTGCGGCACTGGACCTCGTGCCCGACCAGGCGATGCCCGCGATCACCAGGATTGTGACGAACTTCGTGATGCCCGGCGCCGGGATGCCCAATTTCCGCCGCTACGGCGTGCTCATGGCCAAACACGGCATCTACGACCTGCGCCAGCACTTGGAGGAGGTGCTCCAGCCGGTGTTCAAGCAGTGGAACGTCTTCGACCGCTCCGATTTCGGGCCGCGCGGCGAGCAGGCGCGCGACGAACTGGGCGAGTACGTCGAGAAGCTGGGCAAGGACGTGGTCAAGTTCGAGGAGCAGCGCGACCGTGCTCTGGCCCGTGATGCCGCGCGCGGCGTCACCCAGCACGCCTGA
- a CDS encoding HAMP domain-containing histidine kinase: protein MRRRILRSMLTVLTLTTVVLGVPLIYTAWLWVEDITRNDLQNRLDRIAAEIIAQERDGMVLGELDIRSVAPLVPENGRLTIVYPSQKDNALRRDIGVAQVHDPLVESLSMGTSGSLRLEVPSAPMHAMQRQAVAVVALAVLASLGAAVSVAVVTARRVADPLRDVAARAARLAMGDFRPDSRRHGIAELDRVSDVLDSATVEIAGRLQREHALVADVSHQLRSRLTAVRLRLDELSAHADPEVVHEAEEAMAQVDRLTDAIDDLVRASRDEDAADRDPVPVMDELRGVVAEWTHPFTEAGRTLTLTGDESLRAPLTGSRLREAVAVLVDNALMHGGGTCTVSVREVRPGADREPLVCVEVADEGQGVRDELAPHIFDRGFSAGGSTGVGLALARALVEADGGRLELQRRRPALFAVFLGSSKGRSPNAAVPEPR, encoded by the coding sequence GTGCGCCGCCGGATCCTGCGTTCCATGCTCACCGTGCTGACCCTCACCACGGTGGTGCTCGGCGTGCCGCTCATCTACACGGCGTGGTTGTGGGTGGAGGACATCACCCGCAACGACCTCCAGAACCGGCTGGACCGGATCGCCGCGGAGATCATCGCGCAGGAGCGCGACGGCATGGTGCTCGGCGAGCTGGACATCCGGTCGGTGGCGCCGCTGGTGCCCGAGAACGGCAGGCTCACCATCGTCTATCCCTCGCAGAAGGACAACGCCCTCCGCCGCGACATCGGGGTGGCGCAGGTGCACGATCCGCTCGTCGAATCGCTGTCGATGGGCACGTCCGGTTCGCTGCGCCTGGAGGTGCCCTCGGCGCCGATGCACGCCATGCAGCGCCAAGCGGTCGCGGTGGTCGCGCTGGCGGTGCTCGCGTCGCTCGGCGCGGCGGTCTCGGTCGCGGTGGTCACCGCCCGGCGGGTGGCCGATCCGCTGCGCGATGTCGCGGCGCGGGCGGCGCGGCTGGCGATGGGCGATTTCCGGCCCGATTCGCGCAGGCACGGCATCGCGGAACTGGATCGGGTCTCCGACGTGCTCGACTCCGCGACCGTGGAGATCGCCGGACGGCTGCAGCGCGAACACGCACTGGTGGCGGACGTCTCCCATCAGTTGCGCAGCAGGTTGACCGCCGTGCGGTTGCGCCTCGACGAGCTGTCGGCGCATGCCGATCCGGAGGTGGTGCACGAAGCCGAGGAGGCGATGGCCCAGGTCGACCGGCTCACCGACGCGATCGACGACCTGGTGCGCGCGTCCCGCGACGAGGATGCGGCCGATCGCGATCCGGTACCGGTGATGGACGAGTTGCGCGGCGTGGTCGCCGAGTGGACCCACCCGTTCACCGAGGCGGGCCGCACCCTGACGCTGACCGGCGACGAGTCGCTGCGCGCGCCGCTCACGGGTTCGCGGCTGCGCGAGGCGGTCGCGGTGCTGGTGGACAACGCGCTCATGCACGGCGGCGGCACCTGCACGGTGTCGGTGCGCGAGGTGCGGCCGGGCGCCGACCGGGAGCCGCTGGTGTGCGTCGAGGTCGCCGACGAGGGGCAGGGAGTGCGTGACGAACTCGCGCCGCACATCTTCGATCGAGGCTTCTCCGCGGGCGGTTCCACCGGCGTGGGGCTCGCTCTGGCGCGGGCGCTGGTCGAGGCGGACGGCGGGCGGCTGGAATTGCAGCGGCGCAGGCCCGCGCTGTTCGCGGTGTTCCTCGGGTCCTCGAAGGGGCGTTCGCCGAACGCGGCGGTGCCCGAACCGCGGTGA
- a CDS encoding RNA polymerase sigma-70 factor: MDTTSEPRGHRRAGDTAAGRDSGDHATIEATETFVAHRRLLFTVAYEMLGSAADAEDVMQEAWLRWIAVDATNVDDPRAYLVRITTRQALNRLRSMKRRRESYVGSWLPEPLLTTPDVAVDVELSESVSMALMLVLETLSPTERAVFVLREAFGIDYDEIAAAVDKTPAAVHQIAHRARRHVEARRPRRSVTARQAEAAAEAFRRALETRDLQGLLDVLAPDVVAISDGGGIKQATPRPVIGADKVARFIVGGLTKNKVTLTVEPTSINGSPALALHVEGALDGVIAMRVEDARITGLYYVRNPQKLTHIESETPLTLR; encoded by the coding sequence ATGGACACAACAAGTGAACCCCGTGGGCATCGGCGGGCCGGTGACACGGCAGCGGGTCGCGACAGCGGCGACCACGCCACCATCGAAGCGACCGAGACGTTCGTCGCCCACCGCAGGCTGCTGTTCACCGTCGCGTACGAGATGCTCGGGTCAGCGGCCGACGCCGAAGACGTCATGCAGGAAGCCTGGCTGCGCTGGATCGCGGTCGACGCGACGAACGTCGACGACCCACGCGCCTACCTGGTTCGCATCACCACTCGCCAAGCGCTCAACCGGCTGCGGTCGATGAAGCGCCGCAGAGAGTCGTACGTCGGCTCCTGGCTGCCGGAGCCGCTGCTCACCACTCCGGACGTGGCCGTCGATGTCGAGCTCTCCGAAAGCGTGTCGATGGCTCTGATGCTCGTCCTCGAGACATTGAGCCCGACCGAGCGCGCGGTGTTCGTGCTGCGTGAGGCATTCGGGATCGATTACGACGAGATCGCCGCGGCGGTCGACAAAACCCCGGCGGCCGTGCACCAGATCGCTCACCGCGCCCGCCGCCACGTCGAAGCCCGCCGACCACGTCGCTCGGTCACCGCGCGCCAGGCCGAGGCGGCTGCCGAGGCTTTCCGCCGGGCGTTGGAAACTCGGGACCTGCAAGGCCTGCTCGACGTACTCGCCCCCGACGTCGTGGCGATCAGTGACGGAGGTGGCATCAAACAGGCCACGCCACGGCCGGTCATCGGCGCCGACAAGGTCGCGCGCTTCATCGTCGGCGGCCTCACCAAGAACAAGGTCACGCTCACCGTCGAGCCGACCTCGATCAACGGCAGTCCCGCGTTGGCGCTGCACGTCGAGGGAGCGCTCGACGGCGTCATCGCGATGCGCGTCGAGGACGCCCGCATCACCGGCCTCTACTACGTGCGCAACCCGCAGAAACTGACCCACATCGAATCCGAGACCCCGCTCACCCTGCGATGA
- a CDS encoding FAD-dependent oxidoreductase produces the protein MSEKTEVVVVGGGYAGVMAANRLTQRSDVAVTVVNPRQAFVPRLRLHQLVGGTHDAVVDFREVLAEGIRLVVDNVTGIDAAGRRVTLAEGGELGYDYLIYAVGSGSAGPRVPGAAQFAYPIATLEAAQRLRSVLFDTPITAAVTVVGGGPTGIETAAELAEQGRGVTLVCGGVLGPYLHPKARRTAHKYLAKLGVSVLEGPDASVTEVTPESVRLSGGRTLNSQVTIWTAGFGVPDLAARSGLSTDTAGRLLTDETLTSVDDERIVAAGDSAAPSDLPFRMSAYAAGCLGAHAADTVLHRIAGEQPEPVDLSFPAMCISFGRRAGIFQLAHKDDTAIRLYFTGPVGKKLKEFSCAASVKHLVEEAHKPGSHSWPKDGKHRPALLQAQRDDAAARVA, from the coding sequence ATGAGCGAGAAGACCGAAGTGGTCGTGGTCGGCGGGGGATATGCCGGTGTGATGGCGGCCAACCGCTTGACCCAGCGTTCGGACGTGGCGGTGACGGTGGTCAATCCGCGCCAGGCGTTCGTTCCGCGGTTGCGGCTGCACCAGTTGGTGGGCGGAACCCACGACGCGGTCGTCGACTTTCGAGAAGTGCTGGCCGAGGGCATCCGGCTGGTCGTGGACAACGTGACCGGGATCGACGCGGCCGGGCGGAGGGTGACGCTGGCCGAGGGTGGCGAGCTCGGCTACGACTACCTGATCTACGCGGTGGGCAGCGGCAGCGCGGGCCCGCGGGTGCCCGGCGCGGCGCAGTTCGCCTACCCGATCGCCACCTTGGAGGCGGCTCAGCGGTTGCGGTCGGTGCTGTTCGACACGCCGATCACGGCGGCGGTGACGGTCGTAGGGGGTGGTCCGACCGGTATCGAGACCGCCGCGGAGCTGGCGGAGCAGGGCCGCGGGGTCACGTTGGTCTGTGGCGGGGTGCTCGGTCCGTACCTGCATCCGAAGGCCCGGCGCACCGCCCACAAGTACCTCGCCAAGCTGGGCGTCAGCGTGCTGGAAGGCCCCGACGCGTCGGTCACGGAGGTGACCCCGGAGTCCGTACGACTCAGCGGTGGCCGCACGCTGAACAGTCAGGTCACCATATGGACGGCTGGCTTCGGCGTGCCTGATCTGGCCGCCCGCAGCGGGCTGAGCACCGACACCGCCGGGCGGCTGCTCACCGATGAGACGCTGACCAGCGTCGATGACGAGCGCATCGTCGCGGCGGGCGATTCGGCGGCGCCGTCGGATCTGCCGTTCCGGATGAGCGCCTACGCCGCGGGATGCCTGGGCGCCCACGCCGCCGACACGGTGCTGCACCGGATCGCCGGTGAGCAGCCGGAGCCGGTCGATCTGTCGTTTCCCGCCATGTGCATCAGCTTCGGCCGCCGCGCCGGGATCTTCCAGCTCGCCCACAAGGACGACACCGCGATCCGGCTCTACTTCACCGGACCCGTGGGCAAGAAGCTCAAGGAATTCTCCTGCGCCGCCAGCGTCAAACATTTGGTGGAGGAAGCGCACAAACCCGGCTCGCACTCCTGGCCCAAGGACGGCAAGCACAGGCCGGCGCTGCTGCAGGCTCAGCGCGACGACGCGGCGGCACGGGTCGCGTAG
- a CDS encoding response regulator transcription factor has product MTAVLLAEDDEAIAAPLSRALGREGYSVTVESFGPAVLQRALEGGHDLLILDLGLPGMDGLEVCRQVRARGADLAVLMLTARTDEVDFVVGLDAGADDYVGKPFRLAELLARVRALLRRSGIGDDTVEVGGIRLEPAARRVLVNGIEIGLANKEYELLKVLIDRAGQVVPRETILREVWGDAELRGSKTLDMHMSWLRRKIGDEGPMAERRIVTVRGVGFRLNTD; this is encoded by the coding sequence ATGACCGCTGTACTGCTGGCCGAGGACGACGAGGCCATCGCCGCCCCGCTGTCGCGCGCGCTCGGGCGCGAGGGCTACTCGGTGACCGTCGAGAGTTTCGGCCCGGCCGTGTTGCAGCGGGCGCTGGAAGGCGGTCATGACCTGCTCATCCTCGACCTCGGCCTGCCCGGCATGGACGGGCTGGAGGTATGCCGTCAAGTGCGTGCCCGCGGAGCGGATCTGGCGGTCTTGATGCTCACCGCTCGCACCGACGAGGTGGATTTCGTCGTGGGGCTGGACGCCGGCGCCGACGACTACGTCGGCAAACCGTTCCGCCTGGCCGAGCTGCTCGCCCGGGTGCGAGCGCTGTTGCGGCGCAGCGGAATCGGTGACGACACGGTGGAGGTCGGCGGCATCCGCCTGGAGCCCGCCGCGCGGCGGGTGCTGGTCAACGGCATCGAAATCGGTTTGGCCAACAAGGAATACGAGCTGCTCAAGGTGCTGATCGACCGGGCGGGCCAAGTGGTGCCGCGCGAGACCATCCTGCGCGAAGTGTGGGGCGACGCGGAATTGCGCGGTTCCAAGACCTTGGACATGCACATGTCCTGGCTGCGCCGCAAGATCGGCGACGAGGGGCCCATGGCCGAACGGCGCATCGTCACCGTCCGCGGCGTCGGCTTCCGGCTGAACACGGACTGA
- a CDS encoding PH domain-containing protein gives MGYPEDVLAPEEHLLLHRHPHWKMLFWPIVTLIAATALAGFAGGLVSRKAEGTTLSALLVTVLVVYLGILLWRCVAPIVTWQSTHFIVTDRRVLVRQGVITHSGIDIPMSRISSVQFRHGLFDRLLGTGTLIIESSSSEPLEYDDIPSVQQVHALLYHQVFEVERHRDGRDERWDDHRSYR, from the coding sequence ATGGGTTATCCGGAGGATGTGCTGGCGCCGGAGGAACACTTGCTGCTCCATCGCCATCCGCATTGGAAGATGCTCTTCTGGCCGATCGTGACGCTCATCGCCGCCACGGCGCTCGCCGGTTTCGCAGGGGGACTCGTCTCACGCAAGGCCGAGGGCACGACACTGTCGGCGCTGCTCGTCACGGTGCTCGTGGTCTACCTGGGGATTCTCCTATGGCGCTGTGTCGCACCGATTGTCACCTGGCAGTCGACGCATTTCATCGTCACCGACCGGCGTGTGCTCGTGCGCCAGGGCGTGATCACCCACAGCGGCATCGACATCCCGATGAGCCGGATCTCCAGTGTGCAGTTCCGGCACGGGCTGTTCGATCGGTTGCTCGGCACCGGAACGTTGATCATCGAGTCGTCCTCCTCGGAGCCGTTGGAGTACGACGACATCCCGTCGGTACAGCAGGTGCACGCCCTGCTGTACCACCAGGTTTTCGAGGTGGAACGCCATCGCGACGGGCGCGACGAGCGCTGGGACGACCATCGCAGCTACCGCTGA
- a CDS encoding acyl-CoA carboxylase subunit beta, producing the protein MTSVQQQPASGPAGDPDIHTTAGKLADLRNRLEEAKHPMGEAAVDKVHAKGKMTARERILALLDEGSFVELDALARHRSVNFGLENNRPLGDGVVTGYGTIDGRDVCIFSQDVTVFGGSLGEVYGEKIVKVMDLALKTGRPLIGINEGAGARIQEGVVSLGLYGEIFHRNIQASGVIPQISLIMGPAAGGHVYSPALTDFVVMVDGTSQMFVTGPDVIKTVTGEDVTMEDLGGAHTHMTKSGVAHYVASGEQDALDYVKDLLSYLPSNNRAEAPRFPATDPIPGAIEDSLTEEDLELDSIIPDSPNQPYDMHEVIRRLLDDDEFLEVQAERAMNVIVGFGRIDGRSVGIVANQPTQFAGCLDIDASEKAARFVRTCDAFNVPIITLVDVPGFLPGTGQEYNGIIRRGAKLLYAYGEATVGKITIITRKAYGGAYDVMGSKHMGADVNLAWPTAQIAVMGASGAVGFVYRKQLQQAAKDGQDVDALRLELQNEYEDTLVNPYVAAERGYVDAVIPPSHTRGQIVSALRLLERKMVTLPPKKHGNIPL; encoded by the coding sequence ATGACGAGTGTCCAGCAGCAGCCCGCATCAGGTCCGGCGGGCGACCCCGATATCCACACCACCGCCGGGAAGCTGGCTGACCTGCGGAATCGGCTGGAAGAGGCCAAGCACCCGATGGGTGAGGCCGCGGTCGACAAGGTGCACGCGAAGGGCAAGATGACCGCCCGCGAGCGCATCCTCGCCCTGCTGGACGAAGGCTCCTTCGTGGAACTCGACGCCCTGGCCCGCCATCGCAGCGTGAACTTCGGGCTGGAGAACAACCGCCCGCTCGGCGACGGCGTGGTGACCGGGTACGGCACCATCGACGGCCGCGACGTCTGCATCTTCAGCCAGGACGTCACGGTGTTCGGTGGCAGTCTCGGCGAGGTCTACGGCGAGAAGATCGTCAAGGTGATGGACCTGGCTCTGAAGACCGGCCGCCCGTTGATCGGCATCAACGAGGGCGCGGGCGCGCGCATCCAGGAGGGCGTGGTCTCCCTCGGCCTCTACGGCGAGATCTTCCACCGCAACATCCAGGCCTCGGGCGTGATCCCGCAGATCTCGCTGATCATGGGCCCGGCCGCCGGTGGGCACGTGTACTCCCCCGCACTGACCGACTTCGTCGTGATGGTCGACGGCACCAGCCAGATGTTCGTCACCGGCCCGGACGTCATCAAGACGGTCACCGGCGAGGACGTCACCATGGAGGACCTGGGCGGCGCGCACACGCACATGACCAAGTCCGGCGTCGCGCACTACGTCGCCTCCGGCGAGCAGGACGCGCTGGACTACGTCAAGGATCTGCTGTCCTACCTGCCGAGCAACAACCGCGCCGAGGCGCCGCGGTTCCCTGCCACCGACCCGATTCCGGGCGCGATCGAGGACTCGCTCACCGAGGAGGATCTCGAGCTGGACTCGATCATCCCGGACTCGCCGAACCAGCCCTACGACATGCACGAGGTCATTCGTCGCCTGCTCGACGACGACGAGTTCCTGGAGGTGCAGGCCGAGCGCGCGATGAACGTCATCGTCGGCTTCGGCCGGATCGACGGCCGCAGCGTCGGCATCGTGGCCAACCAGCCCACCCAGTTCGCGGGCTGCCTGGACATCGACGCCTCGGAGAAGGCCGCGCGCTTCGTGCGCACCTGCGACGCGTTCAACGTCCCGATCATCACCCTGGTCGACGTGCCCGGGTTCCTGCCCGGCACCGGGCAGGAGTACAACGGCATCATCCGGCGCGGCGCGAAGCTGCTCTACGCCTACGGTGAGGCCACTGTGGGCAAAATCACGATCATCACCCGCAAGGCCTACGGCGGCGCCTACGACGTCATGGGTTCCAAGCACATGGGCGCCGATGTGAACCTCGCGTGGCCGACTGCTCAGATCGCGGTCATGGGCGCTTCGGGCGCTGTCGGATTCGTCTACCGCAAGCAGCTGCAGCAGGCCGCCAAAGACGGCCAAGACGTCGATGCGCTGCGGCTCGAGCTCCAGAACGAGTACGAGGACACGCTCGTGAACCCGTACGTCGCCGCCGAGCGCGGCTACGTGGACGCGGTGATCCCGCCGTCGCACACCCGCGGCCAGATCGTGTCCGCGCTGCGACTGCTCGAACGCAAGATGGTGACCCTTCCGCCGAAGAAACACGGCAACATCCCGCTGTGA
- a CDS encoding 5-(carboxyamino)imidazole ribonucleotide synthase has product MPTVTMIGGGQLARMTHQAAIALGQRLRVLAENPEDPAAQVSPEVVLGSHTDLTALRKAAVGSHALTFDHEHVPTEHLEALVAEGVNVQPPPQALVYAQDKLAMRTKLSGLGLPVPAFTPVTSVDDAVRFGDEHGWRIVLKAVRGGYDGRGVWMPESAGAAEQIVTDQLAHGVQLLAEAKIDLARELSAMVARSPFGQAATWPVVETVQRKGQCAVVIAPAPGLPEDTAAAAETMALNLAGELGVVGVMAVELFETTDGKLLVNELAMRPHNSGHWGMDGARTGQFEQHLRAVLDYPLGDTSPLAPVTVMANILGAPQAPAMSMDERLHHLFARLPEAKVHLYGKGERPDRKIGHINILGDDVAEVREKAERAAHWMSHAVWTDGWDPHE; this is encoded by the coding sequence ATGCCCACCGTCACCATGATCGGTGGCGGCCAGTTGGCGCGCATGACCCACCAGGCGGCGATCGCGCTGGGTCAGCGGCTGCGCGTGCTCGCGGAGAACCCCGAGGACCCGGCCGCACAGGTGAGCCCGGAGGTGGTGCTCGGCAGCCACACCGACCTGACCGCCCTGCGCAAGGCGGCGGTCGGCTCGCACGCGCTGACCTTCGACCACGAGCACGTGCCGACCGAGCACTTGGAGGCGCTGGTCGCCGAGGGTGTCAACGTGCAGCCGCCCCCACAGGCGCTGGTCTACGCGCAGGACAAGCTGGCCATGCGCACCAAACTGAGCGGACTCGGGCTGCCCGTGCCCGCGTTCACGCCGGTGACCTCGGTGGACGACGCCGTGCGGTTCGGTGACGAGCACGGCTGGCGGATCGTGCTGAAGGCGGTGCGCGGTGGTTACGACGGCCGCGGCGTCTGGATGCCGGAATCCGCCGGCGCGGCCGAACAGATCGTCACCGATCAGCTGGCGCACGGCGTCCAGTTGCTCGCCGAGGCGAAGATCGACCTGGCACGCGAGCTGTCGGCGATGGTGGCCCGCTCGCCGTTCGGGCAGGCGGCGACCTGGCCGGTGGTGGAGACCGTGCAGCGCAAGGGCCAGTGCGCGGTCGTCATCGCGCCGGCCCCCGGCCTGCCGGAGGATACGGCCGCCGCGGCGGAGACCATGGCGTTGAACCTCGCCGGTGAACTCGGCGTCGTCGGCGTCATGGCGGTGGAGCTGTTCGAGACCACGGACGGGAAGTTGCTGGTGAACGAGCTGGCGATGCGCCCGCACAACTCCGGGCACTGGGGGATGGACGGCGCTCGCACCGGGCAGTTCGAGCAGCATCTGCGGGCCGTGCTCGATTACCCGCTCGGCGACACCTCGCCGCTGGCCCCGGTGACCGTGATGGCGAACATCCTCGGCGCGCCGCAGGCTCCCGCGATGTCGATGGACGAGCGGCTGCACCACCTGTTCGCCAGGCTCCCCGAGGCGAAAGTGCACCTGTACGGCAAGGGCGAGCGCCCCGACCGCAAGATCGGGCACATCAACATCCTCGGCGACGACGTGGCCGAGGTCCGGGAGAAGGCGGAGCGGGCGGCGCACTGGATGTCGCACGCGGTTTGGACCGACGGATGGGATCCGCATGAGTGA
- a CDS encoding GtrA family protein, translated as MSFVDDVVSVLPKPLQDIAYRHRELIKFAIVGATTFVIDSGIFYALKWTVLAEKPVTAKIISGVIAVIASYILNREWSFKHRGGRERHHEALLFFGVSGVGVVLAFTPLWISSYIFDLRQPNVSFTVENIADFISAFIIGNLLQMAFRFWAMRRWVFPDEMRELEAEFVDLVEEELGRS; from the coding sequence GTGTCATTCGTCGACGACGTGGTCAGCGTCCTCCCCAAGCCGCTGCAAGATATCGCGTACCGGCATCGGGAACTGATCAAGTTCGCGATCGTCGGCGCCACCACGTTCGTGATCGACAGCGGCATCTTCTACGCGCTGAAGTGGACGGTGCTCGCGGAGAAACCGGTGACGGCCAAGATCATCTCCGGCGTCATCGCCGTGATCGCGTCCTACATCCTGAATCGGGAATGGTCGTTCAAGCACCGCGGCGGGCGGGAACGTCATCACGAAGCGCTGCTGTTCTTCGGCGTCAGCGGCGTCGGCGTCGTCCTGGCCTTCACGCCGTTGTGGATCTCCAGCTACATCTTCGACCTACGCCAGCCCAACGTGAGCTTCACGGTCGAGAACATCGCCGACTTCATCAGCGCGTTCATCATCGGCAATCTGCTGCAGATGGCGTTCCGTTTCTGGGCGATGCGCCGCTGGGTCTTCCCGGACGAAATGCGCGAATTGGAAGCGGAATTCGTGGACTTGGTGGAAGAGGAACTCGGCCGCAGCTGA
- a CDS encoding acyl-CoA carboxylase subunit epsilon, whose translation MTTVAEEDVLSAVELDLTVDPITDEVGAPTSNAAALPAEATAEPFFRVVKGSPTDEELAALVCVLSAAANGTAQTGPAGPPDMWGRPTLMHRGASPFSPYAFPQLSHLRG comes from the coding sequence GTGACGACCGTGGCAGAAGAAGATGTGTTGAGCGCCGTCGAACTGGATCTCACAGTCGACCCGATCACGGACGAGGTAGGTGCGCCCACCTCGAACGCGGCCGCGCTACCCGCCGAGGCCACCGCTGAACCGTTCTTCCGCGTCGTGAAGGGCTCGCCCACCGACGAGGAACTCGCCGCGCTGGTGTGCGTGCTGTCCGCGGCCGCGAACGGCACCGCGCAGACCGGCCCCGCGGGCCCGCCCGACATGTGGGGCCGTCCCACGCTGATGCATCGCGGCGCGTCGCCGTTCTCCCCGTACGCATTCCCGCAGCTGTCCCACCTGCGCGGGTGA
- the purE gene encoding 5-(carboxyamino)imidazole ribonucleotide mutase, whose amino-acid sequence MSEAVAMTPAVGLIMGSDSDWPTMEAAAEALAEFGIRFEVGVVSAHRTPQRMLDYARDAAGRGLKVIIAGAGGAAHLPGMVASATPLPVIGVPVPLKYLDGMDSLLSIVQMPAGVPVATVSIGGARNAGLLAARILAAHDPALRTRMEQFQAGLEQMVLEKDDALRTKLLG is encoded by the coding sequence ATGAGTGAAGCAGTGGCCATGACCCCGGCGGTCGGCCTGATCATGGGCAGCGACTCGGACTGGCCGACCATGGAGGCCGCCGCGGAAGCGCTGGCGGAGTTCGGGATTCGCTTCGAAGTGGGCGTCGTCTCGGCGCATCGCACCCCGCAGCGCATGCTCGACTACGCGCGTGATGCCGCCGGCCGCGGGTTGAAGGTCATCATCGCCGGTGCGGGCGGCGCCGCCCACCTCCCCGGCATGGTCGCCTCCGCCACCCCGCTCCCGGTGATCGGCGTGCCGGTCCCGCTCAAGTACCTCGACGGCATGGACTCGCTGCTGTCCATCGTCCAGATGCCCGCGGGCGTGCCCGTCGCCACCGTCTCCATCGGCGGCGCCCGCAACGCGGGCCTGCTCGCCGCCCGCATCCTCGCCGCCCACGACCCCGCCCTGCGCACCCGCATGGAACAGTTCCAGGCCGGGCTCGAACAGATGGTCCTGGAAAAGGACGACGCCCTGCGCACCAAGCTGCTGGGCTGA
- a CDS encoding biotin--[acetyl-CoA-carboxylase] ligase encodes MRRGAAESPELSFFSRIDVVESTGSTNADLIARAADPGADHVVLLAETQVQGRGRHARTWVSPPRAQLAMSLLVRLPGIGPASLAWLALLTGVAVVDALRTTASVAAELKWPNDVLIEGRKVAGILAEVASNAGGAPAVVIGLGLNVSLTEEELPVPHATSLTIAGARETDRTVLVRSVLTEFARRFTSWRDADWATDELAAAYRERCATIGTEVRAELPGGRTLTGVAEGVDDYGRLLIGDQAVSAGDVTHLRAQY; translated from the coding sequence TTGCGGCGCGGTGCCGCCGAGTCGCCCGAGCTGTCGTTCTTCTCCCGGATCGACGTGGTGGAGTCGACCGGGTCCACGAACGCGGACCTGATCGCCCGGGCGGCCGATCCGGGCGCCGACCACGTGGTTCTCCTGGCCGAGACCCAGGTGCAAGGGCGCGGCAGGCACGCGCGCACCTGGGTCAGCCCGCCCCGGGCGCAGCTGGCGATGTCGCTGCTGGTGCGGTTGCCCGGGATCGGTCCGGCCTCGCTCGCCTGGCTGGCGCTGCTGACCGGCGTCGCCGTGGTGGACGCGCTGCGGACGACGGCGAGTGTGGCCGCGGAGTTGAAGTGGCCCAACGATGTGCTGATCGAGGGCCGCAAGGTGGCGGGCATCCTGGCCGAGGTCGCGTCGAACGCGGGTGGCGCGCCCGCCGTCGTGATCGGGCTCGGGCTCAACGTGAGTCTCACCGAAGAAGAACTGCCGGTGCCGCACGCCACTTCATTGACCATCGCGGGCGCGCGCGAGACCGATCGCACGGTGCTCGTGCGATCGGTGCTGACGGAGTTCGCCCGCCGCTTCACCTCGTGGCGCGACGCGGACTGGGCGACCGACGAGCTGGCCGCCGCCTACCGGGAACGGTGCGCGACGATCGGCACCGAAGTGCGCGCCGAGCTGCCCGGGGGACGGACGCTGACCGGCGTCGCCGAAGGCGTCGACGACTACGGCCGCCTGCTCATCGGCGACCAAGCGGTGTCCGCGGGCGACGTGACGCACCTGCGCGCCCAGTACTGA